Proteins encoded by one window of Aphis gossypii isolate Hap1 chromosome X, ASM2018417v2, whole genome shotgun sequence:
- the LOC114131405 gene encoding LOW QUALITY PROTEIN: 7SK snRNA methylphosphate capping enzyme-like (The sequence of the model RefSeq protein was modified relative to this genomic sequence to represent the inferred CDS: inserted 1 base in 1 codon), translating into MLFIMATKTEIENETIEKPLETQDLNTVCTDLKYCDDTIKLQPTRKRCVSTSILISSSPXKKKKEGQNIIPPKKFLLGGSMSDPLNLNSLQNEDINKAMNKTPKSSPLHSNTVNIKKDQVNVIIPRNLSDPLELSQCDEAKAIAYFGIDALKQKTPQKCKSKIQLLKSLSDSGLTTENIPEKDIQPKHNNEKEKREEDIISSPPKKKFKPELPENCISKSESNQSEIIEVIETIIDVLVNEVLVQSLDKFNIPITKAPVEVVVEKKLEPCKTLSPSPEKKAEDGKETQEQREKIKPKRCVVSPVVKQPSLSEKHCKPQQVVVTASAKPKQKVNKNEPKFKEKNSLFKYGNYNRYYGYRNPDDEDNRLKVLAERMDLFYGKDVLDIGCNIGHVTFSVARDFGAKSVVGMDIDRKLINIARKNVQHYINDTTQSSSHLSSDYHFKDYSSRNDNDQDRDIIESFPISLPMLYGPINLAGLTISGRFPYNVSFVQGNYVLESDFLLSLETCKFDVILCLSITKWLHLNWGDDGLKRAFKRMYAQLRPGGILVVEPQPWKSYGRRKTLTETIWRNYKNIQLKPPMFTDYLLNEVGFANCETLTMPYNPSKGFQRPLKLYRKSNMLVTRNKPKCTIVQPNETQKS; encoded by the exons ATGTT gtTTATAATGGCAACCAAAactgaaattgaaaatgaaacaattgaaaaacCACTCGAAACTCAAGATTTGAACACAGTTTGTACAGATTTGAAGTATTGTGATGATACAATTAAACTACAACCGACAAGAAAACGATGTGTCAGCACATCAATTCTTATTAGCTcatcac aaaaaaaaaaaaaagaaggtcaaaatataataccacctaaaaagtttttacttgGTGGTAGCATGTCTGATCCCCTCAATTTAAATAGTCTCCAGAATGaagatattaataa ggcTATGAATAAAACTCCCAAATCATCTCCTTTACACTCAAATACAGTGAACATAAAGAAAGATCAAGTCAATGTTATAATTCCTCGAAATTTATCTGATCCATTGGAACTTAGTCAGTGTGATGAAGCCAAAGCAATTGCATATTTTGGTATAGatgcattaaaacaaaaaactccTCAAAAATGCAAATCTAAAATACAGCTGTTAAAATCTTTATCTGACTCTGGTTTAACTACTGAGAATATCCCAGAGAAAGA tattcaaccaaaacacaataatgaaaaagaaaaacggGAAGAAGACATTATTTCTTCTCCAcctaaaaaaaagttcaaaccTGAATTACCTGAAAACTGTATATCCAAGTCTGAGAGTAATCAAAGTGAAATAATCGAAGTTATAGAAACCATCATAGATGTATTAGTGAATGAAGTTCTAGTTCAGtctttagataaatttaatattccaatTACAAAAGCTCCTGTTGAAGTGGTTGTTGAAAAGAAACTCGAGCCATGCAAGACGCTGTCACCATCACCTGAAAAAAAAGCTGAAGACGGTAAGGAAACACAAGAGCAGCGTGAAAAAATTAAGCCCAAAAGATGTGTAGTAAGTCCTGTTGTTAAGCAGCCCTCGTTGTCAGAAAAACACTGCAAACCTCAGCAGGTCGTTGTTACGGCGTCAGCTAAACCAAAACAAAAGGTTAATAAAAACGAGCCcaagtttaaagaaaaaaattcgttGTTTAAATATGGAAATTATAACAG atattATGGTTATCGAAATCCAGATGATGAAGACAATAGGCTGAAAGTGTTAGCTGAGCGTatggatttattttatggcAAGGACGTGTTGGACATTGGCTGTAATATCGGTCATGTGACATTTAGCGTTGCTAGAGATTTTGGTGCAAAGTCAGTTGTAGGAATGGATATTGATcgtaaactaataaatattgcacGCAAAAATGTACAGCATTACATCAACGATACGACGCAGTCTTCCTCACACCTGTCATCAGATTAccattttaaagattatagTTCGAGAAATGATAATGATCAAGACCGTGACATTATCGAATCATTTCCTATATCATTACCTATGCTGTATGGTCCTATTAATTTAGCTGGTCTGACAATATCTGGAAGATTTCCCTACAATGTCTCATTTGTGCAG GGAAATTATGTACTAGAATCTGATTTTTTACTATCATTAGAAACGTGTAAGTTCGACGTTATTCTCTGTTTAAGTATTACCAAATGGCTTCACTTGAATTGGGGTGATGACGGTTTAAAACGAGCTTTCAAACGTATGTACGCACAGTTGCGACCTGGTGGAATACTTGTGGTAGAGCCTCAGCCATGGAAATCGTATGGCCGTAGGAAAACATTGACG GAAACCATTTGGCGGAATTACAAAAACATTCAACTGAAACCTCCAATGTTTACTGACTATTTGTTGAACGAAGTTGGTTTTGCTAACTGTGAAACTCTTACCATGCCTTATAATCCATCTAAAGGGTTCCAGCGTCCGCTCAAATTGTATAGAAAATCTAATATGTTAGTTACTAGAAACAAACCAAAGTGTACGATAGTTCAACCAAATGAAACCCAAAAATCTTAA
- the LOC114131406 gene encoding COP9 signalosome complex subunit 7b-like: MSEEKVIEKPLQQFVVQALNLEGDSLVEVIKQALDCVDTFVFAELLKCPNVIALETTRHAPHLHALRMFSQGTYLDYLYKKEYLPELSEPQIKKLRYLTIVTLANTMKRIPYDVLLKELNVDNVRDLEDLIIEAIYSNVISGELDQQSNYLEVNWTVGRDVGTYDVDNMIDTLQQWCDSCENVLSTVQARIFDANKTKQDFLKHRADLENNVANVKKAIRSQTEDEEMLVDTSCPTKKIVKGSKLNGTKFWNK; encoded by the coding sequence ATGTCCGAAGAAAAGGTAATTGAAAAACCTCTGCAACAGTTCGTTGTTCAAGCTCTAAATTTGGAAGGCGACAGTTTAGTGGAAGTAATTAAACAAGCTTTGGATTGTGTTGACACATTTGTGTTCGCAGAACTCTTAAAATGCCCCAACGTTATTGCACTGGAGACTACACGTCACGCACCACACCTTCATGCTTTACGCATGTTTTCACAAGGTACATATTTGGATTATCTGtacaaaaaagaatatttgcCAGAACTTAGTGAGCCCCAGATAAAAAAACTGCGATACTTAACAATTGTTACATTAGCCAATACAATGAAAAGAATACCTTATGATGTTCTTTTGAAGGAGTTGAACGTTGATAATGTCAGAGACCTAGAAGACTTGATCATTGAAGCAATCTATTCAAATGTAATTTCTGGTGAACTTGATCAACAAAGTAATTATCTGGAAGTAAATTGGACAGTTGGTAGGGATGTTGGAACTTATGATGTTGACAACATGATAGACACATTACAGCAATGGTGTGATTCCTGTGAAAATGTTCTTTCCACAGTACAAGCTCGTATTTTTGATgctaataaaactaaacaagATTTTCTTAAACACCGGGCTGatcttgaaaataatgttgCTAACGTGAAAAAAGCAATTAGATCTCAAACAGAAGATGAAGAAATGTTAGTGGATACTAGTTGtcccacaaaaaaaattgtaaaaggaTCAAAACTTAACGGAACTAAATTTTGGAACAAGTAA